One stretch of Chitinophaga pendula DNA includes these proteins:
- a CDS encoding LytR/AlgR family response regulator transcription factor — protein MNLRCIIVDDEPNAVNLLEMLITQTTSWELTNKCYDALEALTYLREHPVDFLFLDINMPQLSGIDLATLLPPDIAIVFTTAYAEHAADSYNFTTIDYLLKPITLKRFISATQKINAYFSFRTNNTIPSPAPLENYFFAKSGKSFRKLLLEDILYFEGEKEYVRIVTATEQLLVYRRLKDIEAQLQPPFVRVHQSYIVNITQLDKFQDNLIYINNKQLPVSEKFKEGFMAMIRQRLL, from the coding sequence ATGAACCTCCGCTGCATCATAGTAGATGATGAACCCAACGCCGTCAACCTGCTGGAAATGCTCATCACGCAAACCACCAGTTGGGAACTGACCAATAAATGCTATGACGCCCTCGAAGCATTGACATATCTCCGCGAACATCCGGTCGATTTCCTCTTCCTGGATATCAATATGCCACAACTCAGTGGCATAGACCTCGCCACACTCCTACCCCCCGATATCGCCATCGTATTCACCACCGCCTACGCCGAACACGCCGCCGACAGCTACAACTTCACCACCATCGACTACCTCCTGAAGCCTATCACCCTCAAACGTTTTATCAGCGCCACACAAAAGATTAACGCCTACTTCAGCTTCCGTACCAACAATACAATACCCTCCCCCGCTCCGCTGGAAAACTATTTCTTCGCAAAGTCAGGCAAATCCTTCCGTAAACTACTACTGGAAGACATCCTCTATTTTGAAGGAGAAAAAGAATACGTACGCATCGTCACCGCTACAGAACAACTACTGGTATACCGCCGCCTGAAAGACATAGAAGCCCAACTTCAGCCCCCATTCGTACGCGTCCACCAATCCTATATCGTAAACATTACCCAGCTGGATAAGTTCCAGGATAATCTCATTTACATTAATAATAAACAACTCCCTGTAAGCGAGAAGTTTAAAGAGGGATTTATGGCAATGATCCGCCAACGTTTATTATAA
- a CDS encoding T9SS type A sorting domain-containing protein codes for MRKLILSLVTACISSAGFMAHAQVAPIAQSVTGRVICGYQGWFNCYGDGSPVARWRHWSSGPFNSPNGSPAPGAVTFEAYPDVSEYPANTLFQTALGNLNNGQPARLFSSYPEATIDLHFKWMQQYGIDGVALQRFLGETRDGVFKAQRDSVTTRMRRAAEKYQRSFYIMYDMAADDTTFFKNDWLHIENDLRATQSPYYAHQNGKPVICIWGFGFNHRLEAPAASLAIINWLKAKGYYVIGGVPTHWREGTGDSYASYSQVYKAFDMISPWSVGRFKENSGADDFRNNQLQPDLTFCNANNLAYQPVIFSGFAWSNWNGGPRNDFRRNKGEFFWRQLYNIKNLGMNTAYIAMFDEYDEGTNILKMADSYLSVPNNQYFLTSSAEGEYLSSDFYLRLAGQATKVLKGAAPLTTNVSIPFSNGPVWFRTSVETDYDAVPTWTNSADPSSVPRNIGTPLCGTVTGETSHSGNTAIRISGADNAATGGSYHYFRVFDVNIPVNANTKLSFWTFPTNNISRFTSVDLVMTDGTTLRDIGATDQNGASMHPGAGHGTVNTWQRIQSNIGSWLNGKTIDRIMIAYDQTAATGAFKTYFDDIVISDDAQSLLRTETTASHPGITAAIQDDIQVFPQPARSSATIKFGKGWNGSGHMTILNASGAVISHRSVNIDQGQLICPVSNLPEGLYYVRISQEGKTTTQRLLIAK; via the coding sequence ATGAGGAAACTGATACTATCTCTCGTCACTGCCTGCATCAGCAGCGCAGGTTTTATGGCCCATGCCCAGGTAGCTCCCATCGCACAGTCCGTCACCGGAAGAGTGATCTGCGGATACCAGGGATGGTTCAATTGTTATGGTGATGGCTCACCCGTAGCACGATGGCGACATTGGTCGTCAGGCCCCTTCAACTCCCCTAACGGCAGCCCCGCGCCTGGCGCCGTTACCTTCGAGGCCTACCCCGATGTAAGTGAATACCCCGCCAACACCTTATTCCAGACCGCTTTAGGCAACCTCAACAACGGCCAACCCGCCCGCTTGTTCTCCTCCTACCCCGAAGCCACCATAGACCTGCACTTTAAATGGATGCAGCAATATGGTATCGACGGCGTCGCCCTCCAACGTTTCCTGGGAGAAACCAGAGATGGCGTATTCAAAGCCCAGCGAGACAGCGTCACCACCCGCATGCGCCGCGCTGCAGAAAAATATCAGCGCAGCTTCTACATCATGTATGATATGGCCGCCGACGATACCACCTTCTTCAAAAATGACTGGCTCCATATAGAAAATGACCTCCGCGCCACCCAATCCCCTTACTATGCTCACCAAAACGGTAAACCCGTCATCTGCATCTGGGGATTCGGTTTCAATCACCGCCTTGAAGCACCAGCCGCCAGCCTCGCCATAATCAACTGGCTGAAAGCCAAAGGCTACTACGTGATCGGTGGCGTCCCCACCCACTGGCGCGAAGGTACCGGCGACTCCTATGCCTCCTACAGCCAGGTATACAAAGCCTTTGATATGATATCCCCCTGGTCCGTAGGCCGCTTTAAAGAAAACAGCGGCGCTGACGACTTCCGCAACAACCAACTGCAACCCGACCTCACCTTCTGCAACGCCAACAACCTCGCCTATCAACCGGTGATATTTTCCGGATTCGCCTGGAGCAACTGGAACGGTGGCCCCCGCAACGACTTCCGACGCAACAAAGGAGAATTCTTCTGGCGACAACTCTATAATATCAAAAACCTGGGCATGAATACCGCCTACATCGCCATGTTCGACGAATACGATGAAGGCACCAACATCCTCAAAATGGCCGACAGCTACCTCTCCGTACCCAACAACCAATATTTCCTCACCTCCAGCGCCGAAGGCGAATACCTCTCCTCCGATTTCTACCTCCGGCTCGCCGGCCAGGCTACCAAAGTACTCAAAGGCGCCGCGCCGCTAACCACCAACGTCAGCATCCCCTTCTCCAACGGCCCCGTATGGTTCCGAACCAGCGTAGAAACAGACTACGATGCCGTCCCCACCTGGACCAACAGTGCCGACCCGTCCTCCGTACCGCGCAATATCGGTACCCCTCTCTGCGGTACCGTAACCGGCGAAACCAGCCACTCCGGCAATACCGCCATCCGCATCTCCGGCGCCGACAACGCCGCCACCGGTGGCTCCTACCACTACTTCCGCGTATTCGATGTCAACATACCCGTCAACGCCAATACCAAATTGAGCTTCTGGACCTTCCCCACCAACAATATCTCCCGCTTCACATCCGTCGACCTCGTCATGACCGATGGTACCACCCTCCGGGATATAGGAGCCACCGACCAGAATGGCGCTTCCATGCACCCCGGCGCCGGCCATGGTACCGTCAACACCTGGCAACGTATCCAGTCCAACATCGGCAGCTGGCTCAATGGTAAAACCATCGACAGGATCATGATCGCATACGATCAAACCGCCGCCACCGGCGCCTTCAAAACCTATTTCGACGACATCGTCATCAGCGACGATGCCCAATCCCTCCTCCGCACCGAAACAACCGCCTCCCATCCGGGCATCACCGCCGCCATACAGGATGACATACAAGTATTCCCCCAACCGGCAAGAAGCTCCGCCACCATCAAATTCGGTAAAGGATGGAACGGCAGCGGACACATGACCATCCTCAACGCCAGCGGCGCCGTCATCAGCCATAGGTCCGTCAACATCGACCAGGGACAACTCATATGCCCCGTCAGCAACTTACCCGAAGGCCTATACTACGTTCGCATCAGCCAGGAAGGAAAAACCACCACACAAAGACTACTCATCGCAAAATAA
- a CDS encoding SusD/RagB family nutrient-binding outer membrane lipoprotein — protein sequence MTSTISKYMIGAALVASVVAGCSKFDQINTNPNRTTQVSAPMLATSLILGITRSDISTQKSFMQPFLLGKYLTWGEGQENSQYNRFGRTSTNRIPILRNVAPMIANAQTEGERKSYQALGYFVRAWQFFQTTMEVGDIPYSDALKGESNGIIQPKYDLQRDVFKGILSELDSANNLFAQGVNFDGDPIYGGKVDNWRRLTNSFALHVLMNLYKKTGDAELKVVERFRDIVANRPLMRTYADNLALTYNGLAGQNYPWSDIPAGSGNPFVKSNYTMLSSTLIDPLKQLQDRRLFYYAKPSPVRIAAGKTESDWDAYIGAEPSDAFPDLQKKRLSKDYSDLNNRYVNMVNTEPVSVFSYQELQFILAEATLRGWISGTPAQTYYAAGISSAMNFTAAFTPDLQDYHHGMKIDNAYINSYIAAVALSGSVQEQLGQIIQQKYLANFLQGSNYNAWYENRRTGLPVFKLNSATNLNTPTTKFPVRWLYSGNELSYNTTNLSVAIQRQYNGNDNVNEVMWLLKD from the coding sequence ATGACAAGTACAATATCTAAATACATGATCGGCGCTGCGTTGGTAGCCAGTGTGGTGGCCGGCTGTTCAAAGTTTGACCAGATCAATACGAATCCTAACCGGACTACGCAGGTGAGTGCACCGATGCTGGCTACTTCGTTGATACTAGGTATTACGAGAAGTGATATCAGCACGCAGAAGTCCTTTATGCAACCCTTTCTGTTGGGTAAGTACCTGACCTGGGGGGAGGGGCAGGAGAATTCCCAGTATAACCGGTTTGGGCGGACGTCGACGAACCGTATCCCTATATTGCGGAATGTGGCGCCTATGATTGCCAATGCGCAGACGGAGGGGGAGCGTAAATCTTACCAGGCGTTGGGTTATTTCGTGCGGGCGTGGCAGTTTTTCCAGACGACGATGGAGGTGGGTGACATTCCATATTCTGATGCGTTAAAAGGGGAGTCGAACGGTATTATACAACCTAAATACGATCTGCAGCGGGATGTATTTAAGGGTATACTCAGTGAGCTGGACAGCGCCAACAATCTTTTTGCGCAAGGGGTCAATTTTGACGGTGATCCTATTTATGGCGGGAAGGTGGATAACTGGCGGCGGCTGACGAATAGTTTTGCTTTGCATGTGCTGATGAACCTGTACAAGAAGACGGGGGATGCGGAGTTGAAGGTGGTGGAGCGTTTTCGGGATATTGTGGCGAACCGTCCATTGATGCGGACGTATGCGGATAACCTGGCGTTGACCTATAATGGTCTGGCGGGGCAGAACTATCCCTGGTCGGACATTCCGGCAGGATCTGGTAATCCGTTTGTGAAGTCTAACTATACGATGTTGTCGAGTACGTTGATAGATCCGTTGAAGCAGTTGCAGGACCGCCGGTTGTTTTATTATGCGAAGCCATCGCCGGTAAGGATTGCGGCAGGTAAGACGGAGTCGGACTGGGATGCTTATATCGGGGCGGAACCATCTGATGCATTTCCTGATCTGCAGAAGAAGCGGTTGTCGAAGGATTATTCTGACCTGAACAACCGATATGTGAATATGGTGAATACGGAGCCGGTGAGTGTATTTAGTTATCAGGAGTTGCAGTTTATATTGGCGGAGGCGACGCTTCGTGGCTGGATCAGCGGTACGCCGGCGCAGACGTATTATGCGGCTGGTATCAGCAGTGCGATGAACTTTACGGCAGCGTTTACGCCGGACTTGCAGGATTATCATCACGGTATGAAGATCGACAATGCTTATATCAACAGTTATATTGCTGCGGTGGCATTGAGTGGTTCGGTGCAGGAGCAGCTAGGGCAGATCATACAGCAGAAGTACCTGGCTAACTTCTTACAAGGGTCGAATTACAATGCTTGGTATGAGAACAGGCGGACGGGATTACCTGTATTTAAGCTCAACAGTGCTACTAACCTGAACACGCCTACGACGAAGTTTCCTGTGCGGTGGTTATATTCCGGTAATGAGTTAAGTTATAATACGACGAACCTTTCTGTGGCTATTCAACGTCAGTACAATGGTAATGACAATGTGAATGAGGTGATGTGGTTGTTGAAAGATTAG
- a CDS encoding ABC transporter permease: MLLSYIKITWRNLWRTKIFSAINIIGLSIGCACSLLILLCVQDELQINTFHTNREHLYAVVQSEYAEGKVWTGYSTPAPLAEELKKNRPDVSMASGFSYDRSLFSTTHTSMREEGAFANNDFLRMFSFPILEGNPAQTLNTPNSIALSKKMAIAFFGTVPAALGQTIKHNNKEDYTVTAIFDDPPATSSLRFNYLLNWQTFIRQTDWATSWASTGVRTYLLLNKHTEIPNFRSNIRKFLDHYYINQGPGLREELDIQRFDKQYLYNNFTNGKVSGGRIDYVILFSIVATFVLIIACINFINLSTARAMKRAKEIGVRKTAGAGKSNLVRQFISEALLLSFIAIIFALGLVQLLLPAFNSITGKAIIIPLDQPYCWLQLFLLGTFTGLLAGSYPAFYLASFEPIKILRGTLRPGNREQHLRKALVVCQFILSTLLVVGTITISSQVKYISEKNLGYDRKNLLTIPIEGNLATQYDYFKQQIQQIPGIQSVTLMTDSPVEINGSQDDVKWKGKPNNFRPTFEVVNVQHDFTTTMNIQLLTGRDFSHTYPADSANVLLNEAAVKKMELKDPIGQQITLENESHPKTIIGIVKDFNTGSLHQNINPLIITLGNKGWGNIVIRTSPDHTPQVLTALENVCKKINPAYPFLYRLADQEYQQLYTSEKIIQTLTKQFACMAILISCLGLLGLAQFTTEQRRREISIRKVLGASIIQIVRLLSLELLLLTMIAFIIATPLAWWIIRNWLNDYAYHINPSWQIFALAGTISIVIAFITVGSLTVKAATDNPARHLNET, encoded by the coding sequence ATGTTGCTGAGCTATATAAAAATAACCTGGCGTAACCTCTGGAGAACCAAAATATTCTCCGCCATCAACATCATCGGCCTCTCCATCGGCTGCGCCTGTAGTTTATTAATATTGCTATGTGTACAGGATGAATTACAGATCAATACCTTCCATACCAATAGAGAGCATCTCTACGCAGTAGTGCAAAGCGAATATGCCGAGGGTAAAGTATGGACAGGATACAGCACACCAGCACCACTGGCAGAAGAACTCAAAAAAAACAGACCGGATGTCTCCATGGCCTCCGGCTTTAGCTACGACCGCAGCCTGTTCAGCACCACACACACATCCATGCGGGAAGAGGGCGCCTTCGCCAACAATGACTTCCTCCGCATGTTCAGCTTCCCCATCCTCGAAGGCAATCCCGCACAAACACTGAACACCCCCAATAGCATCGCCTTGTCGAAAAAAATGGCCATCGCCTTCTTCGGCACCGTACCCGCTGCCCTGGGCCAAACCATCAAACACAATAACAAAGAAGATTATACCGTCACCGCCATATTCGACGACCCTCCGGCTACATCCTCCCTCCGGTTCAACTACCTCCTCAACTGGCAAACCTTTATCAGACAAACCGATTGGGCCACCAGCTGGGCCAGCACCGGCGTCCGGACTTACCTCCTGCTCAACAAACACACCGAAATACCCAACTTCCGTAGCAACATCCGGAAATTCCTCGACCACTATTACATCAACCAAGGCCCCGGACTACGGGAAGAACTAGACATACAACGTTTCGACAAACAATACCTCTACAACAATTTCACCAATGGCAAAGTCAGTGGCGGCCGCATCGACTATGTCATACTCTTTAGCATAGTAGCCACCTTCGTACTGATCATCGCCTGCATCAATTTCATAAACCTGTCCACCGCCAGAGCCATGAAACGTGCCAAAGAAATAGGCGTACGTAAAACCGCTGGCGCGGGCAAAAGTAACCTCGTCCGCCAGTTCATCAGCGAAGCACTCCTCCTCTCTTTTATAGCTATCATATTCGCACTGGGACTGGTGCAACTACTCCTGCCAGCTTTCAACAGCATCACCGGCAAAGCCATCATAATACCACTGGATCAACCCTATTGCTGGCTCCAGCTATTCCTCCTCGGCACCTTCACCGGTCTCCTCGCTGGTAGCTACCCCGCCTTCTATCTGGCCTCCTTCGAACCAATCAAAATACTGAGAGGCACACTACGCCCCGGCAACAGAGAACAACATCTCCGTAAAGCACTCGTCGTATGCCAGTTCATATTATCCACCCTCCTCGTAGTAGGTACCATCACAATATCCAGCCAGGTAAAATACATCAGCGAAAAAAACCTGGGATACGATAGAAAAAACCTTCTCACCATCCCGATAGAAGGCAACCTCGCCACTCAATATGACTACTTCAAACAACAAATACAACAGATACCTGGCATACAATCAGTCACACTCATGACCGACTCCCCCGTCGAGATTAATGGCTCACAGGATGACGTAAAATGGAAAGGAAAACCAAACAACTTCCGCCCTACCTTCGAAGTGGTAAACGTACAACATGACTTCACCACCACCATGAACATACAATTGCTCACAGGCCGTGACTTCTCCCACACCTATCCCGCCGACTCAGCAAATGTACTGCTCAACGAAGCTGCCGTAAAGAAAATGGAACTCAAAGACCCCATCGGTCAGCAAATCACCCTCGAAAACGAAAGCCACCCCAAAACCATCATCGGCATCGTCAAAGACTTCAATACCGGCTCCCTCCACCAGAATATCAACCCGCTCATCATCACATTAGGCAACAAAGGCTGGGGAAATATCGTCATCCGCACCTCACCGGATCACACACCACAAGTACTCACCGCCCTCGAAAACGTCTGCAAAAAGATCAATCCCGCATATCCATTCCTCTACCGCCTCGCCGATCAGGAATACCAACAACTGTACACCAGCGAAAAGATCATACAAACACTCACCAAACAATTCGCCTGCATGGCCATCCTCATATCCTGCCTCGGCCTCCTCGGTCTCGCGCAGTTCACCACAGAACAACGCAGACGAGAGATCAGCATCCGCAAAGTCCTGGGTGCCTCCATCATACAAATAGTCCGCCTCCTCTCCCTCGAACTACTGCTACTCACCATGATCGCTTTCATCATCGCTACCCCACTCGCCTGGTGGATCATCCGCAACTGGCTCAACGACTACGCCTATCATATCAACCCCTCCTGGCAAATATTCGCACTGGCAGGCACCATATCCATAGTCATCGCTTTCATCACCGTAGGCAGCCTCACCGTCAAAGCAGCCACCGATAACCCCGCCCGCCACCTCAACGAAACATAA
- a CDS encoding glycosyl hydrolase family 8 gives MNRLFTKLAVTLLATSCYINMQAQNKPFPQAVSYPNCIKPNNVTQAAMNTSVASYYDYWKGQYLKNNLSSLPGGYYIKGDITGSADGYKPLGSSEGQGYGMVIVALMAGHDPNARTIYDGLFKTARAYKSSQNNNLMGWVVADNKNAQGHFDSATDGDVDIAYSLILAHYQWGSNGAINYLAEAKKMITNGLKVSNVTSNNRLNLGDWDEKSALNTRPSDWMLSHMRAFYQETNDNTWLNVINNLYSVYNQFSSKYSPNTGLISDFVVKNPPEPAPRNYLDEFPETNEYNYNACRVPLRIVMDYALYGNTNALNISNKLVNWVKQKTGGNPTNIIDGYKLDGGNTGSGQEAVFIGPLVAASVVNSANQAWLNSGWNYLKSAKSGYYSDSFSLLCQLFISGNWWKPEAGTPGNQPPTVSISSPANNTSFNAPANITLTAGASDNDGSVTKVEFFNGSNKIGEAATAPYSVNWNNVAAGNYTITAIATDNNNATASSAAVNITVQGTPNCTPVTASGDDGNVAANTLDNNLNTRWSASGDGQWIQYCLGTNSIVNGVDIAFYKGDARKAKFDIQVSPDGNNWNTVAAGLQSSGTSLAFESFNITAVTTKYVRLLGHGNDQNAWNSYAEVKIRSTAAANNALRTATDDKTSATETSISLLKVSPNPFNTQTTITFRLKEAGRTWLAVYNSNGQPVKILINTQLPAGHQSASLQAAQLPAGLYLIKLVHNGQSISTKLLKE, from the coding sequence ATGAACCGCTTATTTACCAAATTAGCAGTCACCCTGCTTGCCACCTCCTGCTATATCAACATGCAGGCCCAAAACAAACCCTTTCCACAAGCCGTCAGCTATCCTAACTGCATCAAACCCAACAATGTCACCCAGGCGGCCATGAACACCAGCGTCGCCAGCTACTACGACTACTGGAAAGGACAATATCTCAAAAACAACTTGTCATCACTTCCCGGCGGATACTACATCAAAGGAGATATCACCGGCAGCGCCGATGGCTACAAACCCCTCGGCTCCTCCGAAGGACAAGGATATGGCATGGTCATCGTCGCCCTCATGGCCGGCCACGACCCAAACGCCCGCACCATCTACGATGGCCTCTTTAAAACAGCCAGAGCCTACAAAAGTTCCCAAAACAACAACCTCATGGGATGGGTAGTCGCTGACAACAAAAATGCCCAGGGACACTTCGACTCCGCCACCGATGGCGATGTCGATATTGCCTACTCCCTCATCCTCGCTCACTACCAATGGGGCTCCAACGGCGCCATCAACTATCTCGCCGAAGCCAAAAAAATGATCACCAACGGACTGAAAGTCAGCAACGTCACCTCCAACAACCGCCTCAACCTCGGCGACTGGGACGAAAAAAGTGCCCTCAATACCCGCCCATCCGACTGGATGCTCAGCCACATGCGCGCATTCTATCAGGAAACAAACGACAACACCTGGCTCAATGTCATCAACAACCTCTATAGCGTATATAACCAGTTCTCCAGCAAATACTCTCCAAACACCGGGCTGATATCCGACTTCGTAGTTAAAAACCCGCCGGAACCAGCGCCCAGAAACTACCTCGACGAATTCCCGGAAACAAACGAATATAACTACAACGCCTGCCGCGTACCTCTCCGCATTGTAATGGACTATGCCCTCTATGGCAATACCAACGCACTCAATATCTCCAATAAACTGGTCAACTGGGTCAAACAAAAAACCGGCGGCAACCCCACCAATATCATAGATGGATACAAACTCGATGGTGGCAACACCGGCAGCGGACAGGAAGCCGTATTCATCGGCCCGCTCGTAGCCGCTTCCGTAGTCAACTCTGCCAACCAGGCATGGCTCAATAGCGGCTGGAACTACCTCAAATCCGCTAAATCAGGATACTACAGCGACTCCTTCAGCCTCCTCTGCCAGCTGTTCATTTCTGGCAACTGGTGGAAACCCGAAGCTGGCACCCCCGGCAACCAACCGCCCACTGTCAGCATCTCCTCCCCTGCCAACAATACCTCTTTTAACGCCCCGGCTAATATCACCCTCACCGCCGGCGCTTCCGACAACGATGGCTCCGTGACCAAAGTCGAATTCTTCAATGGCAGCAATAAAATAGGCGAAGCCGCCACCGCGCCTTACTCCGTTAACTGGAATAATGTCGCCGCAGGCAACTATACCATCACCGCCATCGCTACAGACAACAACAACGCCACCGCCTCCTCCGCCGCAGTCAACATCACCGTACAAGGCACCCCCAACTGCACACCGGTTACCGCCAGCGGCGACGACGGAAACGTAGCGGCCAACACACTCGATAACAACCTCAACACCCGCTGGTCCGCCTCCGGCGATGGTCAATGGATACAATACTGCCTGGGCACCAACAGCATCGTAAATGGCGTCGACATCGCCTTCTACAAAGGAGATGCCCGCAAAGCAAAATTTGATATCCAGGTAAGCCCCGATGGCAATAACTGGAACACCGTAGCCGCCGGACTGCAAAGCAGCGGCACCTCACTGGCATTCGAATCCTTCAATATCACCGCAGTAACAACCAAATATGTCCGCCTGCTGGGCCATGGCAACGACCAAAACGCCTGGAACAGCTACGCAGAAGTAAAAATCAGGTCCACCGCTGCCGCCAATAACGCATTACGTACCGCCACTGACGATAAAACCTCAGCTACCGAAACCAGTATCTCCTTACTCAAAGTAAGCCCCAACCCTTTCAACACACAAACAACCATCACCTTCCGTCTCAAAGAAGCAGGCCGCACCTGGCTCGCCGTATACAATAGCAACGGACAACCCGTTAAAATACTGATCAACACCCAACTACCCGCCGGACACCAATCTGCCTCCCTCCAGGCAGCTCAGTTACCGGCCGGCTTGTACCTCATCAAACTGGTACACAACGGGCAATCCATCAGTACCAAACTGCTGAAAGAGTAG
- a CDS encoding VOC family protein: protein MQKITPFLWFDNNAEEAMGFYTTVFKHSKVLSVSRYPEGGPMPAGLAMTVTFELEGQPLILLNAGPVFPQTPAFSLSVDCDTQEEIDRYWEQLTADGGSESKCGWLKDKFGVSWQIVPRKMGALMSGEHPERAQRVMQAMMKMVKLDIAVLEQAYEGK from the coding sequence ATGCAAAAGATCACTCCTTTTCTTTGGTTTGACAATAATGCGGAGGAAGCTATGGGCTTTTATACTACGGTATTTAAGCATTCGAAGGTATTAAGTGTGTCCCGTTATCCGGAGGGGGGACCTATGCCGGCGGGGTTGGCGATGACGGTTACTTTTGAGTTGGAGGGTCAGCCTTTGATCTTGTTGAATGCCGGTCCGGTGTTTCCGCAGACGCCTGCATTTTCGCTATCGGTGGATTGTGATACACAGGAGGAGATAGACCGTTACTGGGAGCAGTTGACGGCGGACGGTGGTTCGGAGTCGAAGTGTGGTTGGTTGAAGGATAAGTTTGGGGTTTCCTGGCAGATTGTACCGAGGAAGATGGGAGCGTTGATGTCGGGGGAGCATCCGGAGCGGGCGCAGCGTGTTATGCAGGCGATGATGAAAATGGTGAAATTGGATATCGCTGTCTTGGAGCAGGCTTATGAAGGTAAATAA